One segment of Anser cygnoides isolate HZ-2024a breed goose chromosome 5, Taihu_goose_T2T_genome, whole genome shotgun sequence DNA contains the following:
- the PLEKHD1 gene encoding pleckstrin homology domain-containing family D member 1 gives MFASKSSSVSPSPSMDQADSDALDISTKVQLYGVLWKRPFGRQSAKWSRRFFIIKESFLLYYAESEKKNFESNKYFNIHPKGVIPLGGCIVEPKEEPSMPYAIRISHEDFHGNIVLAAESEFEQAQWLEMLQESGKVTWKNAQLGEAMIESLEAQGLQLAKEKQEYLDKLMEETEELCLQREQKEELERLNQVLEAEKHRFEEVVRELRLEQEQIKRELELTARSLKGVEEEKKELRSLTESLQKTLEELSLEKQQMLEMMEENESQFPPPTSPSKEQSPSWGLHCSLRRIEEKMQQLLEEKLLAEKRMKENEERSRALEEEREFYSSQSQALQNSLSELTAEKQQAERDLKAEVKVRMDLEKRLREAEEALQRLEQGLNSLDRNKEKEEKMKADVSHLRKFFEECIRNAELEAKMPVIMKNSVYIHKAATRRIKSCRLHRRRTSASWNDLKQSQSFIFSHAEAENIEELKEAAKRLSRHQHFRETLYQIMRSQKDSASGDEK, from the exons ATGTTTGCTTCAAAATCCAGCTCTGTGTCCCCTTCTCCGTCCATGGACCAGGCAGATTCGGATGCTCTGGACATCAGCACCAAAGTGCAGCTGTACGGCGTGCTCTGGAAGAGACCCTTTGGGAGGCAGTCAGCCAAGTGGTCCAGGAG GTTCTTCATCATTAAGGAGAGTTTCCTGCTCTACTATGCTGAGAGTGAGAAGAAGAACTTTGAAAGCAATAAATACTTCAATATCCACCCCAAG GGTGTCATACCCCTGGGGGGCTGCATCGTGGAACCCAAAGAAGAGCCCAGCATGCCTTATGCCATAAGGATCTCTCATGAAGACTTCCAT GGTAACATTGTTCTAGCAGCCGAGTCAGAGTTTGAGCAGGCTCAGTggctggagatgctgcaggAGTCTGGAAAAGT TACCTGGAAGAATGCCCAGCTGGGAGAAGCCATGATCGAGAGCCTGGAAGCCCAGGGACTGCAGCTGGCCAAGGAGAAACAGGAATATTTAG ATAAGCTgatggaagaaacagaagagctgtGTCTGCAGAGGGAGCAGAAAGAG GAACTGGAACGCCTGAACCAGGTTCTGGAAGCGGAGAAGCACCGGTTTGAAGAGGTGGTACGGGAGCTgcggctggagcaggagcagatcAAGAG GGAGCTAGAGCTCACGGCCCGCTCCCTTAAAGgagtggaggaagaaaagaaagagttgCGAAGCCTGACAGAGTCCTTACAGAAAACCCTAGAG GAGCTTTccctggaaaagcagcaaatgcTGGAGATGATGGAAGAAAACGAAAGCCAGTTCCCACCTCCAACCAGCCCTAGCAAGGAGCAAAGCCCCAGCTGGGgactgcactgcagcctgcGGCGGATTGAAGAGAAGATGCAACAGCTTCTGGAGGAGAAACTCCTGGCAGAGAAGAG GATGAAGGAGAACGAGGAGAGGTCCCGAGCTCTGGAGGAGGAGCGGGAGTTTTACTCTTCCCAGTCACAGGCGCTGCAGAACTCGCTCTCAGAGCTGACcgcagagaagcagcaggcagagagggACCTCAAG GCTGAGGTGAAGGTGCGCATGGACCTGGAGAAGAGACTGAGGGAAGCTGAGGAAGCGTTGCAGCGCTTGGAGCAAGGTTTAAATTCTCTGGATCGCaacaaggagaaagaggagaagatGAAAGCAGATGTCAGTCATTTGAGAA AGTTCTTTGAAGAGTGCATCCGCAACGCCGAGCTGGAGGCCAAGATGCCCGTGATCATGAAGAACTCAGTGTACATCCACAAGGCTGCCACTCGCCGCATAAAGAGCTGCCGCCTTCACCGCCGGAGAACCAGCGCTTCGTGGAATGACT TGAAGCAGTCCCAGTCCTTCATCTTCTCGCATGCagaagctgaaaacattgaGGAGCTGAAGGAGGCAGCCAAAAGACTGAGCCGGCACCAGCACTTCCGCGAGACTCTCTACCAAATCATGAGGTCACAAAAAGATTCAGCTTCAGGGGACGAAAAGTGA